The Armatimonadota bacterium genome contains a region encoding:
- the lspA gene encoding signal peptidase II gives MKLTATRIYIISLIVAALDQASKLFVSSKMQHGDSVSAGPLHVTVVHNTGGAFGLFQSGAALLAIVSLAVVVVIVAYSRRVGSFSGLVGTALGLELGGAAGNLADRLRLGYVLDFIDLRVWPVFNVADAAITIGIVLFAAHLILSGKQTCREDGDTPPEPTER, from the coding sequence GTGAAGCTGACGGCAACGCGGATCTACATCATCTCTCTGATCGTCGCGGCACTCGATCAGGCCTCCAAGCTGTTCGTGTCGTCGAAGATGCAGCACGGGGATTCGGTGTCCGCCGGGCCGTTGCATGTCACTGTCGTCCACAACACCGGCGGCGCATTCGGCCTCTTCCAGTCCGGCGCGGCGCTGCTCGCCATAGTCTCGCTTGCCGTCGTCGTCGTCATCGTCGCGTACAGCCGCCGGGTCGGCTCGTTCAGCGGTCTAGTCGGGACCGCTCTTGGATTGGAACTGGGCGGCGCTGCCGGAAACCTCGCTGACAGGCTGCGTCTCGGGTACGTCCTGGACTTCATAGATCTGCGAGTCTGGCCGGTCTTCAACGTCGCCGATGCGGCAATCACCATTGGGATAGTGTTGTTCGCCGCGCATCTCATTCTCTCCGGGAAACAGACCTGCCGGGAAGATGGCGATACTCCTCCAGAGCCCACAGAGAGGTAA
- a CDS encoding RluA family pseudouridine synthase, producing the protein MPEMTVSPDDSGRLDAFLVGRAPEITRSTFQRLIEEGRVTVNGSPEKASYKVRSGDVIAYSVPAPKPAHAQPQDIPLDIVYEDEELIVINKPKGMVVHPAPGSRDGTLVNALLAHCKGLASVGGVERPGIVHRLDKDTSGVMVVAKSDPSYQSLQKQIQSRRAERRYVVLVWGDPKWTDAVVDASIGRHPSDRKKMAVIESAAHRSRVAVTELHVAERFGTIALVEARLQTGRTHQVRVHCAYAKHPVVGDPVYSGNRRLESGCGEFVREINRLIGELHGQALHAFRLSFDHPRTGAPMEFTAPVPNDMQALVDRLRAGSIVL; encoded by the coding sequence ATGCCGGAGATGACCGTATCGCCCGACGACTCCGGCCGCCTCGACGCGTTCCTCGTGGGTAGAGCGCCGGAGATCACCCGCTCGACTTTTCAGAGACTGATAGAGGAAGGGCGCGTGACCGTCAACGGCTCGCCCGAGAAGGCATCATACAAGGTGAGGTCGGGCGATGTCATCGCTTACTCCGTGCCTGCGCCGAAACCGGCACACGCTCAACCGCAGGATATTCCGCTGGACATCGTCTACGAGGACGAAGAACTCATCGTCATCAACAAGCCGAAAGGCATGGTCGTGCATCCGGCTCCCGGTTCGAGGGATGGAACGCTCGTGAACGCCCTCCTTGCCCACTGCAAGGGCCTGGCGTCGGTCGGCGGCGTCGAGCGTCCGGGGATCGTTCACAGGCTCGACAAGGATACCTCGGGCGTTATGGTGGTAGCCAAGAGCGACCCATCGTACCAGAGCCTGCAGAAGCAGATTCAGTCGCGAAGGGCCGAGCGGCGGTACGTCGTTCTCGTTTGGGGCGATCCCAAATGGACGGACGCCGTCGTAGACGCCTCGATCGGACGCCACCCGTCGGACCGGAAGAAGATGGCGGTTATCGAGTCTGCGGCGCACAGGTCGCGAGTGGCCGTCACCGAACTGCACGTGGCCGAGCGGTTCGGCACGATCGCTCTTGTCGAGGCGAGACTCCAGACGGGGCGCACGCATCAGGTGCGCGTCCACTGCGCCTACGCAAAGCATCCTGTCGTCGGCGATCCCGTCTACTCAGGCAATCGGCGGCTGGAGTCCGGCTGCGGGGAGTTCGTACGGGAGATCAACCGGCTGATCGGTGAGTTGCATGGGCAGGCGCTTCACGCGTTCCGGCTCAGCTTCGATCACCCGCGCACCGGCGCGCCGATGGAGTTCACCGCTCCCGTGCCGAATGACATGCAGGCGCTGGTGGACCGCCTTCGCGCCGGGTCAATAGTCCTGTAG
- the lgt gene encoding prolipoprotein diacylglyceryl transferase encodes MHSVLFKIGPIPIRAYGLMLWLALVVGLLRTLRASKRSGISADQVIDISLYALLAGIVLAHLTSILLELPYYLRYPSEIRGLWSGMLSDQGGLRGLSFHGGFAGGLLAGWLYSRRKGLSFPDVADLFSPGLALGYGIARIGCFLNGCCYGLPTSVPWAVRFVTDPVTHALTVPSHPTQIYSMLASFAIFGILVWIERRRRFGGQVFFSYVALYSVYRFLVEFLRKGVTAEVAFAGLTEAQVASVIMFAAATAYLYVRFRGLRRN; translated from the coding sequence TTGCATTCGGTTCTGTTCAAGATAGGCCCGATCCCGATCCGAGCTTACGGCCTCATGCTGTGGCTCGCCCTTGTCGTCGGGCTCTTGCGGACGCTCAGGGCGTCAAAGCGCAGCGGCATCTCCGCGGATCAGGTGATTGATATCTCCCTCTATGCCCTGCTCGCGGGGATAGTGCTCGCCCACCTGACCTCGATTCTGCTTGAGCTGCCGTACTACCTGCGCTACCCATCGGAGATCAGGGGGCTCTGGAGTGGGATGCTCTCGGATCAGGGGGGTCTCCGCGGCCTCTCCTTCCACGGTGGGTTCGCGGGCGGGCTGCTGGCGGGATGGCTATATTCTCGCCGCAAAGGGCTCTCGTTCCCGGATGTTGCAGATCTCTTCTCTCCCGGGCTTGCGCTCGGCTACGGAATCGCGCGGATCGGGTGCTTCCTCAACGGATGCTGCTACGGCTTGCCGACGAGCGTCCCGTGGGCGGTGCGTTTCGTCACCGACCCTGTGACGCATGCGCTCACGGTTCCGAGCCACCCGACCCAGATATACTCGATGCTCGCCAGCTTCGCGATCTTCGGCATCCTGGTCTGGATCGAAAGGCGGCGGCGGTTCGGCGGGCAGGTCTTCTTCAGTTACGTTGCGCTGTACTCGGTCTATCGCTTCCTAGTCGAGTTCCTGCGCAAGGGTGTCACTGCCGAAGTCGCGTTTGCCGGCCTGACCGAGGCTCAGGTTGCGAGCGTCATAATGTTTGCCGCCGCGACTGCCTACCTCTACGTCCGCTTCCGAGGCCTCCGGAGGAACTGA
- a CDS encoding TraR/DksA C4-type zinc finger protein, which produces MRNLNLDKYRKTLECERDRLEKETGLIEERISDGDTAFGQSELADYDNHPGDMGTEAFEKVKDLALRDNLRDLLAKVEDALKKIEKGTYGECDRCGREISSGRLNAVPWALYCVDCQDAIE; this is translated from the coding sequence ATGCGGAATCTCAACCTGGACAAATACCGGAAGACTCTTGAGTGTGAGCGAGATCGTCTCGAGAAAGAGACCGGGCTCATCGAGGAACGCATCAGCGACGGTGATACCGCATTCGGCCAGAGCGAACTTGCGGACTACGACAACCATCCCGGCGACATGGGGACCGAGGCCTTCGAGAAGGTCAAGGACCTGGCGTTGCGGGACAACCTGAGGGATCTGCTTGCCAAAGTGGAAGACGCGCTGAAGAAGATCGAGAAGGGCACCTACGGTGAGTGCGACCGCTGTGGGCGGGAGATATCGTCCGGCAGGCTCAACGCTGTCCCGTGGGCGCTCTACTGTGTGGACTGTCAGGACGCCATCGAGTGA
- a CDS encoding DUF951 domain-containing protein has translation MAPIPVKIGDIATMRKPHPCGSFEWQVTRIGADIGMKCLKCGRRVMLVRSEFERRLKNLSSHDIP, from the coding sequence GTGGCTCCCATTCCGGTCAAGATCGGTGATATCGCCACCATGAGAAAGCCTCATCCGTGCGGAAGCTTCGAATGGCAGGTTACGCGTATCGGCGCGGACATCGGCATGAAGTGCCTGAAATGCGGCCGGAGGGTGATGCTCGTCCGGAGCGAGTTCGAGCGCCGTCTCAAGAACCTGAGCAGCCACGACATACCGTGA